A section of the Kribbella sp. HUAS MG21 genome encodes:
- a CDS encoding helix-turn-helix domain-containing protein produces MPLDGLIDDLYYLEGVPPYARFMLPPSPSALLIVNLGAPFRIRAGRDVELAEYADGCVVTMPTRAVEFGYPLWTRSVGVHVKPWGLAPFLGMPAAELCDRPVTIEQVWGRAAVAELRERLAAADGPHEMLTLLEEELMRRLCETAGVGLVRHTSSVIAAADGAVSIGELSVAAGVSSTHLAQRFKELVGVTPKRLARTYRLTATLFSIDPAGPVDWGELAGAAGYFDQAHFGHEVREFTGLTPTRYLEVRRRFQREHPGHVLEGWPLPAD; encoded by the coding sequence GTGCCGCTTGATGGGCTGATCGACGACCTCTATTACCTGGAGGGTGTGCCGCCGTATGCGCGGTTCATGTTGCCGCCGAGTCCGTCGGCACTGCTCATCGTGAATCTCGGGGCGCCGTTCCGGATTCGGGCCGGCAGGGACGTCGAGCTGGCCGAGTATGCGGACGGTTGTGTGGTCACCATGCCTACCCGCGCGGTGGAGTTCGGGTACCCGCTCTGGACCCGGTCTGTCGGGGTGCACGTCAAGCCGTGGGGGCTGGCGCCGTTCCTGGGGATGCCCGCGGCTGAGCTCTGCGACCGGCCGGTGACCATCGAGCAGGTTTGGGGCCGGGCCGCGGTCGCTGAGCTGCGAGAGCGGCTGGCCGCGGCGGACGGGCCGCACGAGATGCTGACGCTGCTCGAGGAAGAGCTGATGCGACGGCTCTGCGAGACCGCCGGAGTGGGGCTGGTCCGCCATACGAGCAGCGTCATCGCGGCGGCGGACGGGGCGGTGTCGATCGGTGAGCTGAGCGTGGCGGCCGGTGTCAGCAGCACTCATCTGGCGCAGCGGTTCAAGGAGCTCGTCGGGGTCACGCCGAAGCGGCTGGCCCGCACCTATCGGCTCACCGCCACGCTGTTCTCGATCGACCCCGCCGGACCTGTCGACTGGGGCGAACTCGCCGGTGCCGCGGGGTACTTCGACCAGGCCCACTTCGGCCACGAGGTCCGGGAGTTCACCGGGCTCACGCCGACCCGGTACCTCGAAGTCCGGCGGCGGTTCCAGCGCGAACACCCCGGCCACGTGCTGGAGGGCTGGCCGCTGCCGGCCGATTGA
- a CDS encoding dihydrofolate reductase family protein yields the protein MGKVVMYASVSVDGFVADEKDQPGPLFDWLTSGDVPLDESGVVKVSQVSHDYTRAYWDQIGVTIAGRHVFDITDGWDGSPPAGIDHVIVVTHRPAPDGWDPEAPFHFVDGIEAAMAKAQELAGDRVVEVAAGDVGGQMLAAGLVDEVRMDVVPVVFGSGKRYFGSVNAQHLLEDPEVLQGDRVLHLRYQVRH from the coding sequence ATGGGCAAGGTAGTCATGTACGCCTCGGTGTCGGTGGACGGCTTCGTCGCGGACGAGAAAGACCAGCCCGGACCGCTGTTCGACTGGTTGACCAGCGGCGACGTCCCGTTGGACGAGAGCGGTGTGGTGAAGGTGTCGCAGGTCTCCCACGACTACACCCGCGCGTACTGGGACCAGATCGGGGTGACGATCGCCGGCCGGCACGTCTTCGACATCACCGACGGCTGGGACGGGAGCCCTCCGGCCGGGATCGACCACGTGATCGTCGTGACGCACCGCCCGGCACCAGACGGCTGGGACCCAGAGGCACCGTTCCACTTCGTCGACGGCATCGAGGCCGCCATGGCCAAGGCGCAGGAGCTCGCCGGTGACCGCGTGGTCGAGGTCGCCGCCGGCGATGTCGGCGGCCAGATGCTCGCCGCGGGCCTGGTCGACGAGGTGCGCATGGACGTCGTGCCGGTCGTGTTCGGGTCCGGCAAGCGGTACTTCGGCTCCGTCAACGCCCAGCACCTGTTGGAGGACCCTGAGGTACTCCAAGGCGACCGCGTCCTCCACCTGCGCTATCAGGTGCGCCACTGA
- a CDS encoding GNAT family N-acetyltransferase, with amino-acid sequence MLWKIRTELADRPGALAELAARCGADDINILSLEVFTAETGAVDELVVSTGVGWTADDLTALVAEAGCVRTTVRPCQADVLSDAPTRYLRAVLRLIDDPVSVDDELGNLQGFDEYTPAEWARADVLVEIAGRLAERFDVPDGPRPGSGVPELRIATVEDADAVVAMHERCSYESRTRRYHVPMPKLTARTARHLSAPAGGVSVVASVGDAVVGMATAAPWEELGSTTMEVAVLVEDGWQGQGLGLRLLRQVVGEARALGADRVVCMVQPENHAMLRTLERLRMRSRVVRDGDNLMVSVALSDRSLSHAVDRPPVEYRLNRATSSHRSPSARPAGQPAREHPLAALSALQPISGRAGAADADGSDRGGRP; translated from the coding sequence ATGCTCTGGAAGATCAGGACCGAACTCGCCGACCGGCCCGGTGCGCTGGCCGAACTCGCTGCACGGTGTGGTGCGGACGACATCAACATCCTCAGCCTCGAGGTCTTCACCGCCGAGACCGGCGCCGTCGACGAGCTGGTGGTCTCCACCGGCGTCGGCTGGACCGCCGACGACCTGACCGCGCTGGTCGCGGAGGCGGGGTGTGTCCGTACGACGGTCCGCCCGTGCCAGGCCGACGTACTCAGTGACGCCCCGACCCGGTACCTGCGCGCCGTACTGCGGCTGATCGACGACCCGGTGTCGGTGGACGACGAGCTCGGCAATCTGCAGGGCTTCGACGAGTACACCCCCGCCGAGTGGGCGCGGGCCGACGTCCTGGTCGAGATCGCGGGGCGGCTGGCCGAGCGGTTCGACGTACCGGACGGCCCGCGGCCCGGGAGCGGCGTGCCGGAGCTGCGGATCGCGACCGTCGAGGACGCCGACGCCGTGGTCGCGATGCACGAGCGGTGCTCGTACGAGAGCCGCACCCGGCGGTACCACGTCCCGATGCCGAAGCTGACCGCCCGCACCGCGCGGCACCTGTCCGCACCGGCCGGCGGGGTGTCGGTCGTCGCCTCCGTCGGCGATGCGGTCGTCGGGATGGCGACGGCGGCGCCGTGGGAGGAGCTGGGCAGCACGACGATGGAGGTCGCCGTACTGGTCGAGGACGGCTGGCAGGGCCAGGGCCTCGGGCTGCGGTTGCTGCGCCAGGTGGTGGGGGAGGCCCGGGCGCTCGGCGCCGACCGGGTCGTGTGCATGGTGCAGCCGGAGAACCACGCGATGCTCCGGACGCTGGAGCGGCTGCGGATGCGGTCCAGGGTGGTTCGGGACGGCGACAACCTGATGGTGAGTGTCGCACTGTCCGACCGGAGCCTGTCGCATGCGGTGGATCGGCCCCCGGTGGAATATCGTCTGAACCGTGCCACCTCTTCCCATCGGTCGCCATCCGCACGGCCTGCTGGTCAACCTGCCCGCGAGCACCCGCTCGCCGCTCTTTCAGCTCTTCAGCCGATTTCTGGTCGCGCTGGGGCTGCTGACGCTGATGGTTCTGATCGTGGTGGTCGACCGTGA
- a CDS encoding potassium channel family protein, with amino-acid sequence MVLIVVVDRDGYKDSYDGTVTLIDSIYYATVTLTTTGYGDITPVTPAARLVNAFIVTPLRISFLVVLVGTTLEVLATEGRRIMRDTRWRKRMKDHTIVVGYGTKGRSAVQTLLSNGVKRDNIVVIDPRAQAIGDAGNDQMAAFHGDATNRTVLRRAEVMTAREVIVTTDRDDSAVLVTLAVRQLNPNAHVVVAVREEDNVPLLRQSGADAVVTSSEAVGRLLGLSAVSPNLGEVMEDLLTYGEGLEVAERPVLGREVGKPPSAVPDRVVSVVRDGKVHRYYDSNVSVLAAGDKLIVVRPAKETPWAERPGADEDDE; translated from the coding sequence ATGGTTCTGATCGTGGTGGTCGACCGTGACGGCTACAAGGACAGCTACGACGGTACCGTCACCCTGATCGACAGCATCTACTACGCCACCGTCACGCTCACCACGACCGGGTACGGCGATATCACGCCGGTGACGCCGGCGGCCCGGCTGGTGAACGCCTTCATCGTGACGCCGCTGCGGATCTCGTTCCTGGTGGTGCTGGTCGGTACGACACTGGAAGTGCTGGCCACCGAGGGTCGCCGGATCATGCGCGACACGCGCTGGAGGAAACGGATGAAGGACCACACCATCGTCGTCGGCTACGGCACCAAGGGCCGCTCGGCGGTGCAGACCCTGCTGAGCAACGGGGTCAAGCGCGACAACATCGTGGTGATCGACCCGCGGGCACAGGCGATCGGTGACGCGGGCAACGACCAGATGGCCGCCTTCCACGGCGACGCGACCAACCGGACGGTGCTGCGGCGCGCCGAGGTGATGACCGCGCGCGAGGTGATCGTGACGACCGACCGGGACGACTCGGCCGTGCTGGTGACGCTGGCGGTGCGGCAACTGAACCCGAACGCGCACGTCGTGGTCGCGGTCCGCGAGGAGGACAACGTGCCGCTGCTGCGGCAGAGCGGCGCGGACGCGGTCGTCACGTCGTCGGAGGCGGTCGGTCGGCTGCTCGGCCTGTCCGCGGTCAGCCCGAACCTCGGCGAGGTGATGGAGGACCTGCTGACGTACGGCGAGGGGCTCGAGGTCGCCGAGCGCCCGGTCCTCGGCCGCGAGGTCGGCAAGCCGCCGTCCGCCGTACCGGACCGGGTGGTGTCGGTGGTCCGCGACGGCAAGGTGCACCGGTACTACGACTCGAACGTCTCGGTCCTCGCCGCGGGCGACAAGCTGATCGTGGTCCGCCCCGCCAAGGAGACCCCCTGGGCGGAGCGCCCCGGCGCCGACGAGGACGACGAGTAG
- a CDS encoding zinc metalloprotease, producing the protein MRWSRAARFAAVTAMLGAGLTGTQSQASGPPGDEACVSEESVVHARGGAREPDLGQVAQDLPASAKGKAKAGFGVTVPVYFHVVTDGSIGALTARQISAQIAVLNNTYAGGEGGDQTGFTFKLAGVTRTDNAAWFYANPGGTGEHGMKQALHTGGPGDLNLYSTTAGDYLGWAYLPDIVTKPGQAYLDGVVVDWESFLGTSTTYAGRFDQGETTTHEVGHWLNLEHTFYGGCSAKGDFVADTPAEKTPTSGCPVGKDTCKAPGEDPIHNYMDYSFDSCYTEFTPGQSQRMADAWLFYRAG; encoded by the coding sequence ATGAGGTGGAGCAGGGCGGCGCGGTTCGCCGCGGTGACGGCGATGCTCGGTGCCGGGCTGACCGGTACGCAGAGCCAGGCCTCGGGTCCGCCCGGGGACGAGGCGTGCGTCTCGGAGGAGAGTGTCGTGCACGCCCGCGGCGGCGCGCGGGAGCCGGATCTCGGCCAGGTCGCCCAGGACCTGCCGGCGTCGGCGAAGGGCAAGGCGAAGGCTGGTTTCGGCGTGACCGTTCCGGTCTACTTCCACGTGGTCACGGACGGCTCGATCGGGGCGTTGACGGCGCGCCAGATCAGCGCGCAGATCGCCGTACTGAACAACACGTACGCCGGTGGTGAAGGTGGCGACCAGACCGGGTTCACCTTCAAGCTGGCGGGGGTGACGCGCACCGACAACGCAGCGTGGTTCTACGCGAACCCGGGCGGCACCGGCGAGCACGGCATGAAGCAGGCCCTGCACACCGGGGGACCGGGCGACCTGAACCTGTACTCGACGACGGCCGGCGACTACCTCGGCTGGGCGTACCTGCCGGACATCGTCACCAAGCCCGGCCAGGCGTACCTCGACGGCGTGGTCGTCGACTGGGAGTCGTTCCTCGGTACGTCGACCACGTACGCGGGCCGGTTCGACCAGGGCGAGACGACGACGCACGAGGTCGGCCACTGGCTGAACCTGGAGCACACGTTCTACGGCGGCTGCAGCGCGAAGGGCGACTTCGTCGCCGACACGCCCGCGGAGAAGACCCCGACGAGCGGCTGCCCGGTCGGCAAGGACACCTGCAAGGCGCCCGGCGAGGACCCGATCCACAACTACATGGACTACTCGTTCGACTCCTGCTACACGGAGTTCACCCCCGGCCAGTCCCAGCGGATGGCCGACGCCTGGCTCTTCTACCGCGCCGGGTAA
- a CDS encoding LacI family DNA-binding transcriptional regulator has protein sequence MSRPTIAGVARAAGVSVASVSRVLNGLPATEEMVERVQRAVAELGYVPDARARSLKVGRTFQLTLAVADVGNPVYVTMMRAVEEVVSAAGYRLVVTTTGPDVVDEVALVRGMARGYADGLLISPLRVDEDLVKSIRECEVPVVVAGNVPAKAGVDTVRANSPKGMLLAVDHLVSRGRTRLAFLNGPADTVPGAARAKGFADALKAHDLQPTAVAEATDFTFVAGRAAAPELLAAVAFDAVICANDLLAVGLMHELAAAGLEVPKDVAVVGMDDSELAEQSFPPLTSVNLGSAERGRRAAELLLARIEDNDRTPRRIVVQPSLSVRKSTP, from the coding sequence GTGAGTCGTCCGACGATCGCTGGGGTGGCCCGGGCGGCCGGGGTCTCGGTGGCGTCGGTGTCGCGCGTGCTGAACGGGCTGCCGGCCACCGAGGAGATGGTCGAGCGGGTGCAGCGGGCGGTCGCGGAGCTCGGGTACGTCCCGGACGCGCGGGCGCGGTCGCTGAAGGTCGGGCGGACCTTCCAGCTGACGCTGGCGGTCGCCGACGTCGGCAACCCGGTGTACGTGACGATGATGCGCGCCGTCGAGGAGGTCGTGTCCGCGGCCGGCTACCGGCTGGTGGTGACGACGACCGGACCGGACGTCGTGGACGAGGTCGCGCTGGTCCGGGGGATGGCGCGCGGGTACGCCGACGGGCTGCTGATCAGCCCGCTCCGCGTCGACGAGGACCTGGTGAAGTCGATCCGCGAGTGCGAGGTGCCCGTGGTGGTCGCCGGTAACGTCCCGGCGAAGGCGGGCGTCGACACCGTACGGGCGAACTCCCCGAAGGGCATGCTGCTCGCCGTCGACCACCTGGTGTCGCGCGGCCGTACGAGGCTCGCCTTCCTGAACGGCCCCGCCGACACCGTTCCCGGCGCCGCCCGGGCCAAAGGTTTCGCGGACGCGCTGAAGGCGCACGACCTGCAGCCGACCGCCGTCGCCGAGGCGACCGACTTCACCTTCGTGGCCGGCCGCGCCGCCGCCCCCGAGCTCCTGGCGGCCGTGGCCTTCGATGCGGTGATCTGTGCGAACGACCTGCTCGCGGTGGGCCTCATGCACGAGTTGGCGGCAGCGGGGCTGGAGGTGCCGAAGGACGTGGCGGTGGTCGGGATGGACGACAGCGAGCTGGCCGAACAGAGCTTCCCGCCGCTGACGAGTGTGAACCTCGGCTCGGCCGAGCGTGGACGAAGGGCGGCGGAGTTGCTGCTGGCAAGGATCGAGGACAACGACCGGACGCCGCGGCGGATCGTCGTACAGCCGTCCCTCAGTGTCAGGAAGTCCACGCCATGA
- a CDS encoding sugar ABC transporter permease, with translation MTATLTAPPQLDKKKAGKPRQNREAILLFLPALLPVLLLSVYPLIRGIALGFTDARAGLNVDTNFIGFGNFGKLLQNDLFWDSFRIGVIWTLSVTILQFVAALGLALLLNTDLKFRGVARTLALIPWAMPPVVVAIMWRLLLHPTNGPVNEVLQTLHLTDHPINFLGDFGTALPAVIVVGIWVGMPMTTVTLLAGLQGIDRSLYEAAAVDGAGAWSQFWNITLPQLKTVIVAITSLDMIWNFNSFGLVYVLTAGGPGGKTMLPMLFAYNEAFRYGNFGMAAAMGDVMVVIIILFLFFYLRNRLRSEA, from the coding sequence ATGACCGCCACCCTGACCGCGCCGCCGCAGCTGGACAAGAAGAAGGCCGGGAAGCCGAGGCAGAATCGCGAGGCCATCCTGCTGTTCCTGCCGGCGTTGTTGCCGGTGCTGCTGCTGAGCGTGTACCCGCTGATCCGCGGGATTGCGCTCGGCTTCACCGACGCCCGCGCCGGCCTGAACGTCGACACGAACTTCATCGGTTTCGGCAACTTCGGCAAGCTGCTGCAGAACGACCTGTTCTGGGACTCGTTCCGGATCGGCGTGATCTGGACGCTGTCGGTGACGATCCTGCAGTTCGTGGCCGCGCTCGGCCTGGCGCTGCTGCTCAACACCGACCTCAAGTTCCGCGGCGTCGCCCGCACGCTCGCGCTGATCCCGTGGGCGATGCCCCCGGTCGTCGTCGCGATCATGTGGCGCCTGCTGCTGCACCCGACCAACGGCCCGGTGAACGAGGTCCTGCAGACCCTGCACCTCACCGACCACCCGATCAACTTCCTCGGCGATTTCGGTACGGCGCTGCCGGCCGTGATCGTGGTCGGCATCTGGGTCGGCATGCCGATGACCACGGTCACGCTGCTCGCCGGCCTGCAAGGCATCGACCGCAGCCTCTACGAAGCGGCCGCGGTCGACGGCGCCGGGGCGTGGAGCCAGTTCTGGAACATCACGTTGCCGCAGCTCAAGACCGTGATCGTCGCGATCACCAGCCTGGACATGATCTGGAACTTCAACTCGTTCGGACTGGTCTACGTGCTGACCGCCGGCGGCCCGGGCGGCAAGACGATGCTGCCGATGCTGTTCGCCTACAACGAGGCGTTCCGCTACGGGAACTTCGGGATGGCCGCCGCGATGGGTGACGTGATGGTGGTCATCATCATCTTGTTCCTGTTCTTCTACCTGCGGAACCGGCTCCGGAGCGAAGCATGA